Proteins co-encoded in one Campylobacter concisus genomic window:
- a CDS encoding LysE family translocator, which produces MDFLLFFATLAPISLMPGINMTYAMSIGMSFGYKHSLIMMTGQLLSLAFVAFCCMLGVGAVLHHFAPAFKALNIIAGLYMLYLGAMLLFGKGELLKFTKQKADVYKRPHRLLHKSKGMDIFLGFTAYIFG; this is translated from the coding sequence CTTGCTCCTATCTCGCTAATGCCAGGCATCAACATGACCTATGCGATGAGTATCGGTATGAGCTTTGGCTATAAGCACTCGCTTATTATGATGACCGGACAGCTTCTTTCGCTTGCTTTCGTGGCATTTTGCTGTATGCTTGGCGTGGGCGCGGTGCTTCATCATTTTGCACCCGCATTTAAGGCGCTAAACATCATCGCAGGGCTTTATATGCTCTATCTTGGCGCGATGCTTCTTTTTGGCAAGGGCGAGCTTCTTAAATTTACCAAGCAAAAAGCAGATGTTTATAAACGGCCTCATCGTTTGCTTCACAAATCCAAAGGCATGGATATTTTTCTCGGCTTTACTGCCTACATTTTTGGATAA
- a CDS encoding LysE family translocator, giving the protein MFINGLIVCFTNPKAWIFFSALLPTFLDKDDPFSLTRMCAIAATLVFIEFCSLNIYALGGAMLKKFLQTHLRLLEICTAIIVCTIGVLLLFR; this is encoded by the coding sequence ATGTTTATAAACGGCCTCATCGTTTGCTTCACAAATCCAAAGGCATGGATATTTTTCTCGGCTTTACTGCCTACATTTTTGGATAAAGACGATCCCTTTAGTCTAACTCGTATGTGCGCGATCGCGGCAACGCTCGTTTTCATCGAGTTTTGCTCGCTAAATATCTACGCACTCGGCGGAGCTATGCTAAAGAAATTTTTACAAACGCACCTAAGGCTACTTGAAATTTGCACCGCCATTATCGTCTGCACGATCGGAGTACTTTTACTTTTTAGATAA